GCGGCAGATAACCTGTCAATCGGACAAGAAGGCTGTCCAGCGTTTGCGTCTGGCCGGACGGCGCCAACCCGATCGGTCCGCCGACGTCGCCGCTCATCGTACGCTCGCCGCCTCCTGAGTCTGAATCAGCGACTTCACGGAGTATTGTCGCAACAGACCGCTTCTGCCGCCAAGATCGGTCAATTCGACTAAGAAAACGGCCGCCACGACGTGCCCGCCTAACCTTTCTACGAGATCCGCTGCTGCCTTGACCGTACCTCCGGTCGCCAAAAGGTCGTCGACCAACAACACCCGTTCCGAAGCCCGAATCCCGTCCCGGTGCATCTCAAGCGCGTCTTCGCCGTATTCGAGTTGGTACGTG
The sequence above is drawn from the bacterium genome and encodes:
- a CDS encoding adenine phosphoribosyltransferase, producing the protein MNFEAYLRRVPEFPRPGITFIDVMPLLSDALALRAAIDALCAMVADVKVDRVVAPEARGFLLGAPLAYALGVGFTPARKPGRLPADAIRSTYQLEYGEDALEMHRDGIRASERVLLVDDLLATGGTVKAAADLVERLGGHVVAAVFLVELTDLGGRSGLLRQYSVKSLIQTQEAASVR